GCATAAATGTAATGGGCAGTACCATCCGTACATTCACGGCTTGCCCACGTTGCTTCCCAGGCTTCCAATCTGGAGCCTCCTCCAAGATCCGAGCGGCTTCTTCATCACAGCCCCCTCCTATTCCTTTGACTACTGTCACTTCACTGATCTCTCCGAGCTTGTTGACTACAAACTGTACAAATACGCGTCCCTGCACATTGTTGACGCTTGCTTCTCGCGGGTACTTGATGTTGTCGCTCACATATTGGTAAAAAGCAGCAATCCCCCCTACCGGCTCGGGTTTCTCTTCCACCACCAAAAAAATCTCCTCGGCGACTTCCTCTTCCGGTTCTTCGTCCACTACAAACTCCATCTCCGCGACCACCATATCTTCCGTGACCTCTACATCCATATCCACATGGACCTCTTCCAGCACCACCTCATCTGGCACTTCGACAACTATGGGTTGTTGGATCGTCAGCACAGGAGGTGGCGGTGGCGGTTGGTTGGTTTGTGGTATATCAAAGACCTCCTCAAACTCCGCTTGCTCGAGCACCCATTCTTCGACGATCGCCTGATCCTCCACCTTCCACTCAAACGCCAAATTGACCCCCGCCAATGCCAGCGCCAACCCTACAAAAAAGAACATTCGGCTCTGTCTACGGTTTTTGTCTGCACGATGCTGCTTCCATTGGATCAATTCATCATAATCTTGCGCTTTCAGTACCAAAGCGGGAACCGTATCCTTCGGAAGTGGAGTAGTCTGCTTTGCTTGTCTGGCATTGCTCTCCATCAGCTCCTCCTTCCACTTACTCGTGGTTTTTTTATTTGCGACTTTCATCATTTTATGGTTATGAGTTGTGCTTATTTTAGAGACCTAAGTTGGTCAAACCTCCGCATACAATGAATGACTCAGTCCTAGTACGATACATGATCTTGATCATGACAAATCACCACGCCCACTTTTCACAAGTCTTCAAAA
The DNA window shown above is from Reichenbachiella sp. 5M10 and carries:
- a CDS encoding energy transducer TonB, with the protein product MMKVANKKTTSKWKEELMESNARQAKQTTPLPKDTVPALVLKAQDYDELIQWKQHRADKNRRQSRMFFFVGLALALAGVNLAFEWKVEDQAIVEEWVLEQAEFEEVFDIPQTNQPPPPPPVLTIQQPIVVEVPDEVVLEEVHVDMDVEVTEDMVVAEMEFVVDEEPEEEVAEEIFLVVEEKPEPVGGIAAFYQYVSDNIKYPREASVNNVQGRVFVQFVVNKLGEISEVTVVKGIGGGCDEEAARILEEAPDWKPGKQRGQAVNVRMVLPITFMLAGQ